The stretch of DNA AACTGTGAGGGACTTTCATAACCTACCATATATGCAGCTTGTGAAATTTCTATATTTCTCACCATTAAAAGCTGTTTTGCTTCTTCAAGTCTAAGTTTTTTTTGAAACTGAATGGGAGACATAGAAGTAACTGTTTTAAAATTTTGATATAAAGATGATTCGCTCATTTGAATTAAATCAGCTAATTCTTTGATATTGAGTTTTTCACTAAAATTGTTTTTTATTTCACTAATAGCTTTAACAACTTTATTTGATGTAGTTCCATCCATTGCAAATTTATTTAAAAAATAGCCACTTTTATCATTTACTAAAGTATATAAAATCTCTTTTATTATAAAGGGTGATAAGTAATTTATATCTTCATTTGGTTTATCTAGTAGTTTAACAAGTCTTGAAATTGGCTCATATAATCGTAAGTTTAAATCATCAAAAAAGAGACCTTTTTCAGATTTCTTTTGAAACAGAAGTTTATCTGGATTTGTATTTTTCAAAACCTCATAAATATCTTCAATTTTAAATCTTATTCTTAATGACATATAAGGCTCAATTTGTGAAGCTTGGGTTATTTTTACATTAGCAGGAACATGAGCTGATGAGAGTAAATACTCTTTGTGATTATATCCATACATTTTATCACCAAAACCTACAGCTTTACTTCCTTGTAAAATAATACATAAAGATGGTTCATACATAACACTTGTACTAAACTCAGAAGGAACACTTGAAAAATAAAAATCTAAACAAGATATAACAGATTGAACACTGCCATTTAAATCGTATTTGTTTTTAATAAAATCAATCAAATCAAATCGATATTCATCTAAATGTTTGTTCATAAAATTTCCTTGAATTAAATATTGAAGTTTATTTTATTATATAAAATAACTTAACAAAACAATATAAAGATTCTCTAATTTATTTGCCTAATTCTACAATTTATATAAAATTTCTATATTTAGAGAATTAGGCAAGTGATTTGTAAAATTGTTCTATTGGAAAAGTTTGTATTTATCTATAATTAAAATAGATAAAAATTTTATAGAAGGAAGAGAATATGAATTATGTAATTATAAATAATAAAAAATATGAATTAAAAGATATTCCACAAGATACGCCAATTTTATGGGTATTAAGAGATTATTTAAATATGACAGGAACAAAATTTGGTTGTGGAGTTGCCCAATGTGGAGCATGTACAGTTTTACTTGAAAATAAAGCAATACGAAGTTGTTCAACTCCTATTAGTGAGGCTTATGAAAAAAATATTACAACTATTGAAAATAAAGAAGACAAGGAGTTAAAAGCTTTACGAATTGTATGGCGGGAACATGATGTTGCCCAATGTGGATATTGTCAAAGTGGACAAATAATAAATGCAGCTGGACTTTTAAAATCAAATGCCCATCCTTCAAACGAAGAAATCAAAGAAGCAATGAATGGAAATATTTGTAGATGTGGAACTTATAACAAAATCTTAAAAGCTGTAACAACAGTGGCAAAAGGATAAAAAATGAAATTAACTAGAAGAGACTTTTTAAAAAATAGCACACTTTTAACTTCGGCTTTTGTTATTGGATTTCATCTTCCAATAAAAGGAATGGCAGCTCAATTAGAAAATAAAAAAGAAATCATAGAGCCAAATGCTTTTATTAAAATTAATAAAGATAATAAAATTACATTTATTCTTGGGCAAGTAGAGATGGGACAAGGAGCATATACAGGAATTGCTATGTGTATAGCTGATGAGTTAGATGCTTTTTGGGATGAGATTATTTTTGAACCAGCACCTGTAAAAGATATTTATAATATTCCAGGAATGCCTATGATGTTAACGGGTGGTTCTATGAGTATTAAAACTCAACAACAAAGAGTTAGACTTGTAGGTGCAACTTTGAGATTTATGCTTAAATCTGCTGCTGCAAAAAGATGGAAAGTAAGAGTTTATGATGTAGAAACAAAAGACTCATATGTTATAAATAAAAGAACAAAAGAGAAATTATCTTATGGTAGTTTAATTGATGAAATAAAAAATATGCCAATTCCAAGTGATGTGAAATTAAAAGAAAAAAATGAGTATAACTTAATAGGAACAAGAGTTAAAAGACATCCAATTGAAGTTGAAGAAAAAATAACAGGAATTGCTAAATTCGGTATTGATGTTAGACTTCCTGATATGAAATATGCAGCACTCGTACAACCAAGGGTATTTGGTGCAAAAATTAAAAGTTATGATGATTCAATTGCTAAAAATATGGCAGGAGTTTTAAAAATAAAACAACTCCCAAATGAAAAAATTGCTGTAATAGCAAATCATTGGTATCAAGCAAAACAAGCAAGTGAAGCAATAGATGTTGTTTGGGATAATGGTGAATTTGAAAAAATTAGTTCAGCTGATTTAGAAAAAGAGTATAAAAGCTATTTAGGTAAAGAAGATTTACCAATAATGAAAAAAGATGGTGATAGTAAAACTGCATTTGATAAGGCTTTTAAAGTTGTAGAGGCAGAGTATTCTTTTCCATTTTTAGCCCATGCTCCAATGGAACCACTAAACTGTACAGTTCATCATCAAGGTTCTAAAGCATTTATGTCTGTTGGGGGACAATTTCAAACATTATATAGAGGAACAGCAGCAAAGATTCTAGGAATAAATCCTGAAAATGTTGAATATTATAACAACTATTTAGGAAGTAGTTTTGGAAGACGAGCAAATCTTTCAAGTGACTTTGTTGTAGATGCTGTTTTGGTTGCCAAAGATGAAGCTTATCCTATTATGACTTTATGGACAAGAGAAGATGATATTAAAATGGGTTATTATAGACCAATGACTTTAAGTCGTGCAAAAATGGCTGTTGATGAAAAAGGAAATATCACAGCTTTTAAAGCTGATTTAATCAATCAATCTTTAACAAAAGGAACAATGTTTGAATCAATGATGTTTAAAGACGGTATTGATAAAACTCAAAGAGAGGGAATTGAAGACCATCCGTATAAAATATCAAATCATGATTTAAAAGCATTTTGTCCAACTTCACCTGTTACTGTTTTATGGTTGCGTTCAGTTGGGCATACAGTATCAGCACCCATTGTTGAAAATATAATTGACCAAGCTGCTGTTTCTATAGGAGCTGACCCACTTGATTTTAGAATCAAAAACTTACAAAATCCAAGATTTGTAAAACTACTTGAAAATGTAGCAGCTCAATCAAATTGGTACAAAAGAGAAAAAAATAGTGGGTTTGGAGTTGCAATCGCAGAAAGTTTTGGCAGTATCGTAGCTTATGTGGTAAAAGTAAAAGTTGAAAACAATGATTATAAAGTGCAAAATGTTTGGGCTTGTGTTGATTGTGGAATGGCAGTAAATCCACTTGGAATTGAAAATCAAATTGAAGGTTCAATTAACTTTACAATTGGATATATTAAATCAGCTCAAATTACTCTAACAAATGGTGCAGTTGACCAAAACAATTTTTATGATTATGAAGTAAATAGACTAAAAGATGCTCCTGATTCAATCAAAGTTGAAATCATAAATTCAGGTGAAAAAATAGGTGGAATAGGTGAGGTTGGAGTTCCTCCGATGTTTGCAGCTGTTATAAATGCTTTAGCTGATGCAACTGGAAAAAGATATACAAAATTTCCAATAAAACTGGGATAATTTTATGTTTAGTGATAAAGAACATCTAAAATTTATTGAAAAATGTAAAAATGAAAAACTTGATATTGTAGTAACCAGTGTTGTTGAAACACTTGGTTCTACTTATGCAAAAGCTGGAAATATAATGCTTGTAAATTCAAATGGTGAATTTATAGGTGTTTTAGGAAGCAAATTTTTACAAAATAAAATAGTTGAATCTTCAATAAAAGCTTTAGAAAATTGTCAAATAGATACATTTGAATCAATTCCTTTAGATGAATCCTCTGGGCATGGAACTTCAAAATATAAGATTGAGCCATTTTTTTATGAAGAAAATTATGGCAAAATTTACGAATATATAAAAAAGCCATATTCTGTTTTGATTTTTGGTTCAGGTGCTCATGTGACTTCTTTTATTTTTATGGCAAATTTAATGTCTTGGAAAACAACAGTTATTGATGTTAAGATTTCTAAAGAGTTTGTAAAAGAGGCTGATGAGGTAATAGAACTTTCAAATCTTGAAGATATTTTATCTATGGATTTAAACTCTTATGATGCTTCTGTGATTTTAAGTCATAGCCCAAAAACCGATGATATTTATTTAAAAGCTTTGCTTAATTCAAATATGAATTATATTGGAATGATGGGAAATAAAAAAAATATGCAAAGAATAAAACAAGAGTTTGGTTTACAAAATGACAAAAGATTTTTTGCACCAATTGGACTTGATATTGGTGGAAATACTCATCAAGCTATTGCACTTTCTATTTGTTCACAAATAGAAGCCCAAAAAAATGGAAAAATTTAAAATGCAAAACGCTAAAGATTTAGCAGTTGTGATTTTAGCAGCGGGAACTTCTTCAAGATTAGGAGAGATAACAAAACAACTTTTAGTTTATAAAAATGAAACTCTATTAAAAATTGCAGTTAAAAAAGCCCTTGAAATCTCAAAAGACGTTTTTGTGATTTTAGGACATGAAAAAGAAAAATGCGAAAAAGAGTTGGAAGATTTTGATGTGAATATCATTTATAATCCAAACTACAAAAAAGGAATGGGAACAACACTCTCTTTGGCAATTAGTTGTACAAAAGAGTTTGATCATACTATGGTTATGCTTTGTGACCAGCCTTTTATTCCAATATCACATTTTCAAGCTTTGAAAGAAAATATTCAAAAAGAAAATATTATTGCTTCTTCATACGAAAAAAGCAAAAGTCCAAAAGTTCCAGCAATTTTTCCTAAAAAGTATTATGATGAACTTTTAAAACTAGATGCTGATTTTGGAGCAAAAGAGCTCTTACAAAAAGAGAGTTGTATTAATATTCAGTTAGAAAAAGATTTTTGTATAGATATTGATACTATAAATGATATTGAATTTTTAAAGGATAAATAATGAAATACACAAAATTTGCAAATACAGACATAAAACTTTCAGCTATTGGTTTAGGTTGTATGGGAATGAGTGCAGCTTATGGACAAAGAGATGATACTGAAAGTATTGCTACTTTAGAGCGTTCAATAGAACTTGGAATAAATTTTTGGGATACAGCTGATATTTATGCAAATGGGTCTAATGAAGAGTTGATTTCAAAAGTTTTGACAAAAAATAGAGATAAAATATTTATAGCTACAAAATTTGGTTTTAGAATGAAAAATGATATTGGTGACTCTTTTAGTGGAGATGTTTTCATAGATTGTTCAGTAAAACATATAAAAGAAGCTGTGGAAAAAAGTTTAAAAAGATTAAATACAGATATAATTGATTTATATTATGCCCATAGAATTGACCAAAATACTCCTATTGAAGAGACTATTGAAGCTATGAGCCAACTAGTACGTGAAGGAAAAATAAAATATTTAGGACTTAGTGAATGCACAGCTGATGAATTAAAAAAAGCCCATGCAATTCATCCAATTTCTGCCCTTCAAAGTGAATTTTCACTTCTAACTCAAGATATTAAAAAAGAGATATTGCCACTTACAAAAGAGTTAAATATTACTTTAGTTCCTTTTGCTCCATTAAGTCGTGGTCTTATGTCAAATAGTTTAGAAATTGATAAATTAGTTGATAATGATTTTAGAAAAAATCTTCCAAGATATAGTGGAGAATATCTTGAAAATAATAAAAATCTTGCAAATGAATTTGCTTTATTTGCAAAAGAAAAGAATTGTACACCAGCTCAACTTGCAATTTCTTGGGTTATAAATCAAAGTGATAATATCATTCCAATTCCAGGAACTAAAAGAAGAAAATATTTAGAAGAAAATGCAAGTGCTGTTGATGTGAGTTTGAACTTAAATGATTTAGAAAGAATTGAAAATATTTTAAAAAAATATCCAAATATAGGTCCAAGATATTCTCAAAGAGAAAATAACTTTGTAAAAAAATAGTATGTTATAGGTATAAGAACAGCTAAAAATATGTTTAGCTGTTTTATGTTGTTAAAAAAATTATTAGTCAAATTTGATTAAATATCTATCTATTTAAATTCCTATGATAAAACTTTTAGATTTATATATGTTTATTTTTGTAGATTTATATGATAAATTGAATTTCTTTTAATTTCTAATTTATCAAGCTGATTTGATAAAAAATATTCAGCAATTCTTTTAATTTTATGTTTTGTCATATCTTTATTTAGTTTATTGATAGTAATAAACTTATCAATTTGTTCTTCCCTTGTTTTTTCATCATTGATATGTATATATAATCTTTTAATAAAAAGCAAATTTATAGGGATTGAATTATATTCTAATTGTTTTGATGAACAAGTTGAAGAACAAACACCTTCGTATAATCCACCTTTTGAAGACATTTTTTTCTCACAACATTTACAAGTTTTTACTCCATCACCATTAAACGTAAATGTTTGCAACTTTTCCCCTTTACTAAATTATTTATAATTTTTTTTTGGAAGTATAACAAAAAAAATCAGATTATTTTAATTTTTATGCTAAATAATATTCAGTAACACTATTTATAGTGATTTTAAATCAAAAAAAAGGCAAGAGATAAAAACCTCTTGCCTTTTTGATAAAGTAGTAATTAAGTGCTTATTCAGCTACTGATACTTCTACTGGTGTACCTTCTCTAATTTACATAATATCTCTTTTTTACTATTTTATTCTAAATGATACTATAAGCTCCTAATTATAGGTATTTTAAAAACTATTTTAAAATATAAAATAACTCTTTTATCCTATCTTAACCTATTAAATTCTATTATTAGGTGTCAAATAGGTGTCAAAAATATACATAGGAAAATCCATTGAAAAAAACAAAATTTACAGGTGTTTTTTATAATGAAACAATAAATAATGGTAAAGTATTTTACATAAGATATAAGTTAAATGGTAAACCAATTAGAGAAAAAGTTGGGAGTGAGAAAGAGGGCATTAATGCAGCTTATGCAAATAAAATAAGAGTTAAAAGAACATTAATAGATAGATTAAAAGAAGATGCACCAATGCTTTTAAATCAAAAGTTACCAACTTTTGATGAATGTTTTAATTTATACTATAAATCAATAGAAAATAAAAGTGATAGTCAAAATACTAAAAGAAGATATGAATTACATGTAAAATCGACTTTTAGACATATAAAAATAGATGACATTACAACTCAAATGGTAGATGATTTTAAATTAAAAGCTAAGAAGTTAAAAAGTCTCAAAACAGGAAGAGAATATGCTCCTAAAACAATCAATGATTGGATAAATATCATTGGAACGGTTTTTAATTATATGATTTCAAAAAAAGATTTGAATGTTAAAAATCCAGCAATTGCAACTAAAGTAGAAAGAGAAAAAGTTGACAATGATAGAGAAAGATATTTAGAATTAGATGAAATTAAAAAGATTTGGGATGCATTAGATAATAGACAAGAATACTTTGATAATCAAATTAGAGATGAAGTAACTGAAAATATAAAAGTATTTTTAGCATTAAGCATATCAACTGGAGCAAGATTAAGAAGTGTATTAACTATTTCAAAAGCAGATGTTAATTTAAATTCAAATACAGTAATTATCAAAAATCATAAATCAAATAGAACATATAACGGATATATACATTCTGCATATAAAGAAATAATTGCTAAAAGAATAGAAAAACTTAGTCCAATTGATTATCTTGTAAATAGTTCTCCTAATGAATTAAATAGAGTTGCAATAAATAAAGTTTTGCAACCAATCTTTGATAAATTATTTAATCAGGGATTAAAAGTTGAAGATAGTAAACGAAGAGTAGTAATACATACTCTTAGACATACTTTTGCTTCACAGTTAGCAATTCAAGGAACACCAATATATACAATTATGAGATTAATGGACCATGCAGATATTAGTCAAACTATTAGATATGCAAAATTAAATTCTAATAATGGGAAAGATGCTGTACTTGAATTGAAGTTTTAATTATTAAAATAGACTTAATTATATTAAAATATAAAATCATATATATCTTACAATATACTATAATATAGTACTTTGTGAATAATTTAATTTTATATTAATATTCTATTATATAGAATATTAATATAAAGTAGAATATATTTTCTATAAAATAAAACATATGGAGGGATTTATTATGTTAGATATTTTGTTTGGTAGTAAAAATGCAGAAAGAGTATTACAATTTTTGTTAGCAAGAAATAGTGCCTATGCAAGAGAAATAGCATTATTTTACGATGTAAGTCCCTCTGTAATTAAAAAACAATTAGAAAAATTTGAAACAGGAAGTATTATTGTTGGTAGAGATATTGGAAATATAAGAATTTATGAATTAAATCAAAGAAATCCATTTATTAAAGAACTTACTGCGTTATTAATAAAGTCTAGATCTACTTACGAGCCAGAGGAAAGAGCTAAATTAGTTAGAAAAGATAGAAGTAGACCCAGAAGTAAAAATAAACCACTTATTCAAAGAAAAGATAATATTTAGGATATATTATTTTACAGGCTCATTTTCACTTCGTTTGACACTAGATATTAATTTATATATTAAATCCATTAAAAATTAGTCAATAGCTTTAAAAGAGCCATTAATTAATTCTATAAATTAGCAAAACTAACAGAAGATTCAAGTATTTAAATGAGGATTGAAGCTAAAAGCTTTATTCCCAAAAACCACTTTCAGAATCTTTTTTTGTTGTAGTTTTTTCAAGTAAATTTTTCTCAATAAATTCCAACCTGTTGTTATAATATTTTCTCAATACTGCATCAAGTGTTCCTTTTGAGTATTTCCCATGATGAAATACAAGACCTTTAATTTCATTAGGTAATTTTTCAACATACATTAAAAATGTATCTTTAAATTGGGAATAAACTTCATTAATAAGATTAATAGCAATATCTTTATCAATTTTAATAATATCTGCAAATTTTAAAAGTATTTGTCTATCAATATTTTTTGTTTTATTTATAATCTTAAGACCTATATCTCTATCAATTAGTCCTTTATAGATTTTAGTGGTAGAGATATCATAAAATGGTGAAAGTTGTTTATTCTCTTCAGTAGACTTATTACTTACATTAATTAAAGATAAGTTTTTTGCATGTAAATCTCCATGTCCTATTACAACTGAAAATATTATAAATTTAAAAAGTATGATTTCCTCTCCGTGGTTTAAATACTCTTTTGCAGTTTCAAATACCTCTTGCATTGTAACTTTATATTTTTCTGTACTTATTTTATTCATAAGAGTTAATAGTTCTGTATGATCAATCTTACTGTCATTATATCTATCGAATCTTTTTATAAAGTAGTGATAATCTATTTCATGTTTAATAATTCCATTATAAGGTACTTTAAAACCAAAATCTCTTGCAAGTGTCATAAATAGATGTTCATTGATTAATAAATAAGGTATGTAACTTCTATCTTTATCTTTGTAATCATAATGGGAATAATGCCTATTATATGGTTTCATAAAATAATTACTCAATTTTCCTGAATCATGAGTAATTGTTTTATCTTCCTTATTTATCAAAATTGAGAATTTATATTGAAAACCTGATAATCCAATAACCTTTCCCTTTGTTATACCCTCAGGATATAAAGTTTCATTTGAAATATTCAATTCGTAATCTTTTAATATATTAGGAAATTCATAATTATTATCCAAGATTTCATCAATTTTTTCATTATATACAAACTTTTCAAAGCTCTCTAGTGGTCTATATGCTTCAAATTCTTCTTGCGAGTAAAATTCGTATGTACCATGAACATTCTCTAGATGTAAAAGAATATCTATACTGTTTGTTATTTCATATTGACTTTCCAATAAAATTTTTTGGTCATGTTCTGGGATCATATTTTCAAATATTGGAAATAATACATCTGAAGTATTAATTTTCTTACTTAAACTTCCTAAATATTGCTCTTTTGGTACAAAATCGAGATATTCAAAAGTAATTACCCCTTCAGAAGACTGGGTTAAAATTCCTAGAGGTAAAGTGTTTTTGATTACATAAATCATAAAATTAAACTCCTTAATTAAGTAAATTTACTTAATTTTAACATTATATTTAAAATATGTCAAGGTTTGAAAAACTTGACATATAAATATAATACTGATAAAATAAAGTAAATTTACTTTATTAAGAGAAGTTATGAGACAAGATAAATATACAAGAAATAAAGAAAAAATCCTTGAACATGTAAAAAATCATGGTGTCTTTTCTTTTGAACATATCCCTATGATATTAGAAAACTTAAAAGATGAAAACCTGCTTCAACAAAGTATGTCTTCAAATATGTTCTATTCTAAACTATTAGAAGATGGGTTAATCTCTTATACAGTAACTTTTAGAGATATTCAAAAAATAAGATATACACTAGATAAAGAATTTAATATATATGATTTTGCATGCTCTCTTGAAAATAAGAGTTTTTTCCCAATGTTTACATCACTTAATATTCAGGGATTATCAAATTATAGAAACAACTTTGTCTTTATTTCTAGAGAAAGAAAAGAGAGAAACAACTTTACTTCAAGAAGTTTAACCCAAGATGCAATTGATAAAGCATTTACTAGCAACCCAAGAAGAACAAAAGCTCATGATGTTATAAATGGATATAATCTTGTTTCTCTAGAAAGTAATAACACAGGTAGCATTGGTATAACTAATTATAAAGGTTATAGAGTATCCTCAATTAATAGAGCTTTTGTTGAAATTATAAGTAATATTCACTATTTTGTATCACCTGACAATGTAATTAATGAATTCAAAATAATAAAAAATAAATTAGATATTGATGAGATATTTAAAATAATTGAGAAATTTGATTTTATATATCCTTACTACCAACTTGCAGGTTATTATTTGGAAAAAATTGGGTTTATAAAAGATGAATTATTTAAATTTTATTCAAAAAAAAGTGACTTAATTTTTTATACAGTTAAGAACAAAGAAAGATATAAACTTGATGAGTATTGGAATATAAAATATTAATTTACGCTAAAATTATCATAAATCAAATTGTACGTATAAATGATGTAACAACCATATAAGATTTATTACATAGTGAATATCTCAATCTTATTTGTTCAAGATTATCAAATGGAAACGGATTCTTAATAGTTTAATTGGTGGATTTAAAATTAACTCTTCTTTTACAGTTGATAATGCTTTAATCTATATCTCTAATATTTTAACAAAATATATTAAATGGGATAATCTTTATTTTCTAATATTTGTTAGCGTTCATTTTCATTTAATAAGTTTATAATAGCTTTTTTATCTATAGAAGGTAATCCTAAAGTAAAACTTTCTTTAACTTTTTTATTAAAATCTTTTTTAATACTTGAATTATGTAAATGGACTGGACCAAACTCCAATTCAGGGTGGTGATCCGCTGAATCTATTCTAGCAAATTGTTCACCTGTTTCATCAAAAAACATATAGCCATAATCTAATGGACTTGTTATTCTAAATATTATTTTAATATTCGATTTATTTCTAATTGCTGTAATCGTGTCTTTTTTATTACATTTTATTATCATACAATCTAGTTCTTCTTTTAGAAATTTTTTCGTATCAGCTAAAAGTTCATCTGTAGATATATTAGTCAATGAGATAAATTCTTCACTAGTATAATTTTTTACAAAGTAATTAAGTGCTGAAATATCGTTTGAATGTATATTATCAAAACATATTTCACATACATCATAAGAGAAAAAGAAAGCTTTTTCCGCTGAAACTGTAGTACTCACTGTATATTTAATTTCATTAGAGCAAAATAAACAATCTTTTGTATTAATTCTTAGTCCATATTCAGTATTTGTGTTTTTTTCTCTACCCAAAAACAGTTTTGTTATTAGTTTATTTTTTTCTTTTACATAATTAATTATTCGTTCTGAAAAGTTTCCTTCCTGTTTTAAAAATACATTATAATTATGTGGACCATAAATATTTTCTAGTTCATATTTTTTTCGATATTTTCCTGCATCAAGCAATTTTTTAGTTTCGATATAATATGAACGTGATAGATGATATAGTTCAGTATTATTATAATAAGCAATCAACTTGAATATACTATTTTCACAATAAATATGGACATTGTTTGCTTCAGTTATCATATATTCTAATTGTTCACTAGTTTTTAATTTAATTCCAATAAATGGATATTTATAATCTTCTTTTATAACTAAAAAAGCATTAAATAATGCATCAATTTCAGTTCCTTTTACACCTTTTTTCATTAAAGAATCAATATCTATTAAATCTTGAATATCAATTTTCATTTTGTTCCTCTTCTAAAGACTTGTTAGAAATTCTGTTTAAGTTACTATATTAGCTAAGTCTACTATGATATAATATAATTTTATTAATGTTATTTATATTTATAGAAAATATCAATAATTTATTTTTTGTCAGTTCTAACACTTATAAAATAGTCATTTCTGTAGAAATATTTATATCTCGATTCTTTTTAAAAAACTATTCATATCGAAATTAGTTTTCCAAAATACTATACGACTTGGGCTAAATTTACTCCAGTCAATTGTATATTCTCTGCAAATTACACCTCTTAATTTAAAACTATTATCTATCATTTGCAGAAATGAACCTATTAAAGTTCTATGATTACCTGTTGAAACTATGTATCTTTTTACTCCATTAATATCATTAAATGAAATATATATTGGTTTATCTATTTCAAATTCCTTAAAGAAATAATTTGTATCATAGTTTGCTTTTGTAGAATCAAAAAACTCACAAAATTTATATCTATCTTTACCATTTAATATATTAATTAATGAGGTATGAGTAAAAGGTTTTTGATAAGAACCAATCACATCAAGAGGAAAAATATCCATTGTATAGGTCTTTGAACAGATACTATATTTTTCATTATTTAAGATTTGATCTAGTGTTAGTTTACCAAATTTTTCACCTCCAATATTAATCCAACATTTATTGATGTTTTTATTTTTAGAGGTAAAAGTTTTAATCGCACTAATTGCATTTTCTGGGTTTTCATGAAATATTTGTTTAATATTTGTAATTACTCCGTTATCTAAATCAATTAGTCGAAGATTTTTATATCGGTCTAATATTTTTTTATTATCAAAAATATCTAATTTCTTTAGAAATAAATTACTGTTTAATACAATTTCATTGTCAGTCATTCCTAAATATCTTAAATAAGAAATTAATGATAATCCACTTTCTAATAGAAAATCATCTTTACTTATATTTAATTCTTTTCTTAATTCATCAACTTTTAAATTTATCGAGCCATTAAAAAACATAGCTCTTTCTATTCCTAAAGGATGAGATGCCTTTTTTCTTTTTTCTTTTGAAATAGGATTAAAAAAATCAAATAAAAAATATAAACCTAAAAGATGATTATATATTAAATCTTTATCCGTCAACTTCTTTAATCCTTTATTAATTTCTTTTTTTATACTAAGAATACTTGCAAAAGTAAGTATTGCTGCAGTTGAGTCTGCTTCTAACTCCATAGCTTGAGATTCTATTAATTGATCTTCAGAAAGGCAAGATAAATCAATAAATTCTAAAATTTTTTTACTAGATCTTTTATAATCAGTATGTCCTAAAATTATATGAGAATATTCATGTAAAGAAATAAAATATAACCAAAAGTAAAAT from Arcobacter suis CECT 7833 encodes:
- a CDS encoding helix-turn-helix domain-containing protein; its protein translation is MLDILFGSKNAERVLQFLLARNSAYAREIALFYDVSPSVIKKQLEKFETGSIIVGRDIGNIRIYELNQRNPFIKELTALLIKSRSTYEPEERAKLVRKDRSRPRSKNKPLIQRKDNI
- a CDS encoding tyrosine-type recombinase/integrase produces the protein MKKTKFTGVFYNETINNGKVFYIRYKLNGKPIREKVGSEKEGINAAYANKIRVKRTLIDRLKEDAPMLLNQKLPTFDECFNLYYKSIENKSDSQNTKRRYELHVKSTFRHIKIDDITTQMVDDFKLKAKKLKSLKTGREYAPKTINDWINIIGTVFNYMISKKDLNVKNPAIATKVEREKVDNDRERYLELDEIKKIWDALDNRQEYFDNQIRDEVTENIKVFLALSISTGARLRSVLTISKADVNLNSNTVIIKNHKSNRTYNGYIHSAYKEIIAKRIEKLSPIDYLVNSSPNELNRVAINKVLQPIFDKLFNQGLKVEDSKRRVVIHTLRHTFASQLAIQGTPIYTIMRLMDHADISQTIRYAKLNSNNGKDAVLELKF
- a CDS encoding HipA domain-containing protein, yielding MIYVIKNTLPLGILTQSSEGVITFEYLDFVPKEQYLGSLSKKINTSDVLFPIFENMIPEHDQKILLESQYEITNSIDILLHLENVHGTYEFYSQEEFEAYRPLESFEKFVYNEKIDEILDNNYEFPNILKDYELNISNETLYPEGITKGKVIGLSGFQYKFSILINKEDKTITHDSGKLSNYFMKPYNRHYSHYDYKDKDRSYIPYLLINEHLFMTLARDFGFKVPYNGIIKHEIDYHYFIKRFDRYNDSKIDHTELLTLMNKISTEKYKVTMQEVFETAKEYLNHGEEIILFKFIIFSVVIGHGDLHAKNLSLINVSNKSTEENKQLSPFYDISTTKIYKGLIDRDIGLKIINKTKNIDRQILLKFADIIKIDKDIAINLINEVYSQFKDTFLMYVEKLPNEIKGLVFHHGKYSKGTLDAVLRKYYNNRLEFIEKNLLEKTTTKKDSESGFWE